From Peromyscus eremicus chromosome 3, PerEre_H2_v1, whole genome shotgun sequence, one genomic window encodes:
- the LOC131905889 gene encoding vomeronasal type-1 receptor 90-like, with protein sequence MSSLNNILYFQSGLGVLANLFLLFFYTVIILCHRPKPTDLISCQLTFVHIIMVLFGGDLWLTDVFESLNLENDFKCKATFYISRMMRGLSICITCLLSVFQAVTISPNTSLLAKFKHKLKTYMIYAFFYLWSFNLSFSSRWIFYVGAFTNVSESNQMKVTESCSLFPKNYIISALSLTVTISRDVFLVGVMLTTSAYMVIILFRHQRQCKHLHSISHTRASPEKRATQTILLLVVVFVVMYWVDFIISSTSVLLWKYNPVILTVQKFVMNAYPTITPLVQISSDNRIINILKQMQSKKYKNHI encoded by the exons ATGTCTTCATTAAACAATATCCTTTATTTCCAATCTGGACTTGGAGTTCTAGCcaatttgtttctcctttttttctacaCTGTCATAATCCTGTGTCACAGACCTAAGCCCACAGACCTGATCTCCTGTCAACTGACCTTCGTCCACATAATAATGGTCCTCTTTGGAGGGGACCTTTGGCTTACAGACGTATTTGAGTCACTGAACCTTGAGAATGACTTCAAATGTAAGGCAACTTTTTACATAAGCAGGATGATGAGAGGCCTCTCCATCTGcatcacctgcctcctgagtgtgttcCAGGCTGTCACTATCAGTCCCAACACATCACTGTTGGCaaaatttaaacataaactaaaaacATACATGATCTATGCTTTCTTCTACCTCTGGTCTTTCAATTTGTCATTCAGTAGTAGGTGGATCTTCTATGTTGGTGCTTTTACCAATGTGAGTGAGAGTAACCAGATGAAGGTCACTGAATCCTGCTCACTCTTCCCCAAGAACTACATCATTAGTGCACTGTCTTTAACAGTGACAATCTCCAGAGATGTCTTTCTTGTAGGAGTTATGTTGACCACAAGTGCATACATGGTGATTATCTTGTTCAGACATCAGAGGCAATGTAAGCATCTTCACAGCATCAGCCACACGAGAGCGTCCCCCGAGAAGAGGGCCACCCAGACCATCTTGCTGTTGGTGGTTGTCTTTGTGGTCATGTACTGGGTGGACTTCATCATCTCCTCCACCTCAGTCCTGTTATGGAAGTACAACCCAGTCATCCTAACTGTTCAGAAGTTTGTGATGAATGCCTATCCCACAATTACTCCTCTGGTACAAATCAGTTCTGATAACAGAATAATCAACATTCTGAAACAGATGCAGTCA aaaaagtacaagaatCACATATAG